The Comamonas sp. GB3 AK4-5 genome includes a region encoding these proteins:
- a CDS encoding hemagglutinin repeat-containing protein: protein MNKNLHRVIFNKSRGIRMVVQETASSVGKASSGHTQTGSAPSELFAAATGLGGLVLKPLAVAAALLLGSHTSLAQIIADPSAPGRQRPTVLESANGTPTVNIQTPSAAGVSRNTYQQFDIGQKGAILNNSRTDVQTQLGGWIQGNAGLANGSAKVIVNEVNSAAQSKLMGALEVAGQRADVIIANPSGLVVDGLSFINAAGVTLSTGRLLYGVNGSVDGFNIQGGQIGFQGSGMDATKADYATILARAISVNAGLWAKDLRVATGVNQTDASGNVQQRHSSEGMDASQKPKFALDVAQLGGMYAGKIFIVGTEAGLGVRNAGTLAAQGEGLLLQTDGTLLNVGKVQASTSLTIQARDSVQNASADAAIISGTDLSITAAAVDAKHGSLMAAGVDAQGNVGQNGNLLLAAATSIDLQGQIVAAGAAELQAGQVALVGADLSAKSARISASRGDLNASGASINVLDTFEGSASGQLRTSGGKVVADHLVLQATSLNNAGGVLLQTGVNDMSLHLAQSLDNSAGTISTNAKNLSIQAGQLSNAAGQITHAGSGTLAIAIDGALDSRQGVIQSQGAAELRVADANLDKAKLDAQQLNFEAASLTTQGAQIIQRGQLLGRVAVFGDWNNTNGLVWFNADASFSAGALANLGGQLAATQSLALAVDGRLVNQHGSIAAGKDITASVGSLENSSGAIGTQQGNLHLTSRKEIVNDSGVLQASAGVQIRSQGLRNGKASGAADGGAISGTTVVLDMDGTLLDNALGTIAATDALTIHAGDLSNQQGFISTGGALAIDAHALSNTSGKIGSADSLSVTADSLDNSGGQIQSQGGQTLHVDQALTNTEGLIRSGDALALQAASITNTTTSGVDQGIEGNAVTLKTALLNNEHGAIRAGDAIVLQSSGVLLNSQGLISATGNVALLDDSSTKSLAIDNTQATVIAGQRLEVGAKSLTGNGQMLSHGDIDISLTTDFVNTSAVIANRDLTLRTTADVSNTGQLQAGSNLALSASNLSNALGAEVKATNTHLKVQNSFTNRGLVDGETARIDAGSLLNLGRGRLYGDTLSIQATEIVNGAEAGTAASIAARSRLDIGSVSLVNSEQALIFSAGDATIGGALNADGTATGSADTITNSGASIEAVGNLQLTAKNIENLNSNFSLATGTTVSESKHEILLNYLTERLDYGKVYFYGQKENDSYIGATMASHVERSDGEHIYMAMGDCWCLVPGPFSADWQEYSYTRYTTTDVVASSAPGRITSGGNLVVRGGLVNDKSQVIAGQILDVSGASVKNIDAVGTRTIIDKGSVRAHTYGRGHAHGVDWWLDWLGYDPGAQVENVNLSVTSFLGNTAGAVSGSIAAPSQVTPVSAVVSTTGTPVVNVKGNVQQVNLQGPSSGSGAHTVIRTTQPNTAVPASSLYHAAASTAGYLIETDPQFTNRGKWLGSDYLLSALNQDPALLQKRLGDGFYEQRLVREQVAELTGRRFIDGYANDEAQYQALMQSGVTFARKWDLIPGVALSAEQMAQLTSDIVWLVEKTVVLPDGSTTSALVPQVYMRVQEGDLDGTGTLLAGAQVNIKAEGGLLNTGTIAGRQAVVLDAHNVQNLAGRITGGTVAISAALDVDNIGARIDADKALNIQAGRDINLVTTTTEVSNTVGSAAYSRKTIDRVAGLYVTGADAALQAKAGRDLNLQGAEIINGSLASDAPSGGTTILSAERDANFTTVQTAQSQSLVWDAGNYQKRAGSTEIGTQVQGAGAVTISAGHDVNTRAAQVTAGSELQLAAGNNLNITAGEATSSHDFASKETKSGLLGKKTYVYQSTSNSNTAVSSTLSGGTVQMQAGKDIAVTGSNVVSDTGTTLVAGNDVTIQAATETHHSTHYQETRKSGVFGSGGMGFTIGKQQQSTDQAGKQTTAAASTVGAVNGDVNIVAGNQYRQVGSDVVAPQGDVNVLAKDIAITEARETSGSSTETRFKQSGVSVSISSPVISAVQTADNMAKAASNTSSGRMQALAAAATALNVYNSADDLKGAAQGLANGDVSKGVSVSISLGTSKSQSTSTQSSDGARGSTVVAGGNVNLVAQGAGQDSDILIRGSDISAGKDAALKAEGDIRLQAAQNQASLGGSNSSSSGSIGISVGAQTGITVSASKGRGNEAGDDLIHSNTHITAGNKVSLQSGADTTLQGAVVKGESVKADVGGNLHIESLQDSSTYASQNKSMGGSITFSPAGVPTGGGINASKSKVNSDYQSVTEQSGIKAGDGGFDVKVKGDTDLKGAVIASNQAAVEQEKNRFSTGGELTTSDLHNSAHYEGKAVGVNASVGNDDGKFGVKGVGAGVGKDSGSADSTTTAGISGMAGDTAVRSTDAETGIQRIFDKEKVQKDIDAQVAITAEFGKQASKAIGDYAQIQTQEAKRLLEQAKGESDPQRRAELEAQAKQLNDAWGDNGTLRLLAHTVVGGLTGGASGAAGAALGTVTAPAVADALSQAGITGTLADVLTATASTAAGAVAGGTSGAAAAGNEVVNNYLNHNRPSMLRLSEKERYENAYEACSKGDPAGCKEKESLAQLSLTRDRDLAQACGNGNSDYCHQKAKEAILMGNIVIGATGSFVYANSLEYGPIRYLNTETIGEVASLNSFHEKLAKSTSEAILLEMGNQVVAGALKGAELISLAVARQWEASKILTAEGVFTSAAGNISAQKITQSGVPAFLNESEILSLRTINNLDKDAGGALREVVADQYFKRNGFTALNGKCGVNCFDGVYIRGDQVVINEVKPLSSKNTIKLNDNAKSSNNIDVQMSDNWIASRVVELRASGDSAKIFAADTIEKAMMEGKLVKIVSGVNENGMTFVKLGR from the coding sequence ATGAACAAGAATCTTCACCGCGTTATTTTTAACAAGTCTCGTGGCATTCGCATGGTGGTGCAGGAGACGGCCTCCAGCGTGGGTAAGGCCAGCAGCGGACACACCCAAACCGGCAGTGCACCTTCAGAACTCTTTGCCGCTGCCACTGGCCTGGGAGGGCTGGTACTCAAGCCTTTAGCCGTAGCTGCAGCGCTGTTGCTGGGCTCGCATACAAGTTTGGCGCAAATCATTGCAGACCCTTCAGCACCAGGCCGTCAACGGCCCACGGTGCTGGAGTCGGCCAACGGCACACCCACGGTGAACATCCAGACGCCTTCGGCAGCAGGTGTGAGCCGCAATACCTACCAGCAGTTCGACATCGGGCAAAAGGGCGCCATCCTCAACAACAGTCGTACCGACGTACAGACTCAGCTTGGAGGATGGATTCAAGGTAACGCTGGGCTTGCCAACGGTAGTGCCAAGGTCATCGTCAACGAAGTCAATTCAGCAGCACAGTCCAAGTTGATGGGCGCGTTGGAGGTAGCGGGTCAGCGCGCTGACGTCATCATTGCCAACCCTTCTGGCTTGGTCGTTGACGGACTGTCCTTTATCAACGCAGCCGGTGTGACGTTGAGCACAGGGCGTCTTCTGTATGGCGTCAATGGCAGCGTGGATGGTTTCAATATCCAAGGAGGTCAGATCGGCTTTCAAGGTAGTGGCATGGATGCCACCAAGGCCGATTACGCCACGATCTTGGCACGGGCCATTTCCGTGAATGCGGGGCTGTGGGCGAAGGACCTCCGTGTAGCCACTGGCGTGAACCAGACGGACGCCAGCGGCAATGTGCAGCAGCGTCATTCCAGCGAAGGGATGGATGCTTCGCAGAAGCCGAAATTTGCTTTGGACGTGGCCCAACTGGGCGGCATGTACGCCGGCAAAATTTTCATTGTGGGCACCGAAGCAGGGTTGGGCGTCAGAAATGCAGGAACTCTGGCAGCACAGGGGGAAGGCTTGCTGCTGCAAACAGATGGCACGCTGCTGAATGTGGGGAAGGTTCAGGCATCTACCAGCCTGACTATCCAAGCCCGCGATAGTGTTCAGAATGCGAGTGCAGATGCCGCAATCATCAGCGGCACTGATTTGAGCATTACAGCGGCAGCGGTCGATGCCAAGCACGGCTCATTGATGGCCGCAGGAGTGGATGCCCAAGGCAATGTAGGACAAAACGGAAACTTGCTGCTTGCGGCTGCGACCAGCATCGATCTGCAAGGGCAGATAGTGGCTGCAGGTGCCGCAGAACTACAAGCCGGACAGGTGGCGCTGGTTGGTGCAGATTTGAGCGCCAAGTCTGCGCGCATCAGTGCCAGTCGTGGAGACCTGAATGCAAGCGGTGCCTCCATCAATGTGCTGGACACCTTCGAAGGCAGTGCGTCAGGCCAGCTGCGTACCAGTGGCGGGAAGGTTGTGGCCGATCACCTGGTACTCCAAGCCACCAGTCTGAACAATGCAGGAGGTGTGTTGCTGCAGACGGGTGTGAACGACATGTCGCTGCATCTGGCGCAGTCACTGGATAACAGTGCTGGAACGATTTCCACCAATGCGAAGAATTTATCCATTCAAGCCGGCCAGCTAAGCAATGCCGCAGGCCAGATTACGCATGCGGGAAGCGGCACGCTTGCCATTGCCATTGACGGAGCGCTCGACAGCAGGCAAGGGGTCATTCAAAGCCAAGGCGCGGCTGAGCTTAGGGTCGCAGATGCCAATTTGGACAAGGCAAAGCTTGATGCACAACAACTGAACTTTGAAGCTGCGTCTCTGACAACGCAAGGCGCTCAAATTATTCAGCGAGGCCAGTTGCTAGGCCGGGTTGCAGTGTTTGGAGACTGGAACAACACCAACGGCCTGGTTTGGTTCAATGCGGATGCAAGCTTCTCTGCAGGGGCTCTTGCTAACCTGGGGGGGCAACTGGCAGCGACACAGAGTCTTGCGCTCGCAGTGGATGGGCGCCTTGTCAATCAGCATGGAAGCATTGCGGCGGGGAAAGACATCACGGCATCTGTCGGCTCACTAGAAAATTCCTCCGGAGCCATTGGGACCCAGCAAGGCAATCTTCACTTGACCTCTCGGAAGGAGATCGTCAATGACAGTGGAGTTCTCCAAGCGAGTGCTGGTGTGCAGATCCGCTCCCAAGGTCTGCGCAACGGCAAAGCAAGTGGTGCGGCGGACGGTGGAGCCATATCGGGGACAACAGTTGTTCTGGACATGGATGGCACATTGCTCGATAACGCTTTGGGCACCATCGCTGCAACTGATGCGCTCACCATTCATGCAGGAGACCTGAGCAACCAACAAGGCTTCATCAGCACTGGCGGGGCCCTCGCAATTGATGCGCATGCGCTGTCCAACACCAGCGGCAAGATTGGTAGTGCAGATAGTCTCTCCGTGACAGCCGATTCACTGGATAACAGTGGTGGGCAAATTCAAAGTCAAGGTGGCCAAACGCTGCACGTTGACCAAGCACTGACCAACACAGAAGGGCTTATCCGCTCGGGCGATGCGCTTGCTTTGCAAGCGGCTTCCATCACCAACACCACCACCAGCGGAGTCGATCAAGGCATTGAGGGCAATGCTGTGACCTTGAAGACAGCATTGCTCAACAACGAGCACGGCGCGATTCGCGCCGGCGATGCTATCGTGCTTCAAAGCTCTGGAGTGCTTCTCAATAGCCAGGGGCTGATCAGCGCTACGGGTAACGTGGCGCTTCTTGATGATTCATCTACGAAATCGTTGGCTATCGATAACACGCAGGCGACGGTGATTGCGGGCCAACGCCTTGAAGTCGGCGCAAAAAGCCTGACGGGTAATGGACAGATGCTGTCGCATGGCGATATCGACATTTCGCTCACGACTGATTTCGTCAACACCTCGGCGGTCATTGCGAACCGAGATCTCACGCTACGTACTACAGCCGACGTTTCTAATACAGGCCAGCTCCAGGCGGGTAGCAACCTTGCGCTTTCGGCAAGCAATCTCAGCAATGCCTTGGGTGCGGAGGTTAAAGCGACCAACACCCACCTCAAAGTGCAAAACAGCTTCACCAACCGGGGGCTGGTGGACGGGGAAACTGCTCGTATCGATGCTGGGTCCTTGCTGAACTTGGGGAGAGGGCGTTTGTACGGGGATACGCTCTCGATCCAGGCTACCGAGATCGTCAACGGTGCTGAGGCTGGTACTGCAGCCAGCATCGCCGCCCGATCCCGTCTCGACATAGGTAGCGTATCGCTCGTTAACAGTGAGCAGGCACTGATCTTCAGTGCAGGAGATGCCACCATCGGCGGTGCACTCAATGCCGACGGCACGGCAACGGGATCGGCAGACACCATCACCAACTCTGGTGCCAGCATCGAGGCGGTTGGCAATTTGCAGCTCACTGCAAAAAATATCGAGAACCTGAACAGCAACTTCTCGCTGGCAACGGGGACCACTGTCTCCGAAAGCAAACATGAAATTTTGCTTAACTATCTCACTGAACGCCTTGACTACGGCAAGGTGTATTTCTACGGACAAAAAGAAAATGACTCCTACATTGGTGCCACCATGGCATCCCATGTGGAACGCAGCGACGGCGAGCATATCTACATGGCCATGGGTGACTGTTGGTGCTTGGTTCCCGGCCCCTTTTCAGCTGATTGGCAGGAGTATTCCTATACGCGTTACACCACTACCGATGTCGTAGCCAGCTCTGCGCCAGGACGGATTACGTCGGGTGGCAACCTCGTTGTCCGTGGTGGTCTTGTCAATGACAAAAGCCAGGTGATTGCCGGCCAGATATTGGATGTCTCAGGGGCCAGCGTCAAAAATATAGATGCCGTCGGGACGAGGACCATCATCGACAAAGGCAGTGTTCGGGCTCACACATACGGAAGAGGACATGCCCACGGCGTTGACTGGTGGCTTGACTGGCTTGGCTATGACCCTGGGGCCCAGGTTGAGAACGTTAATCTTTCCGTCACTAGCTTTCTGGGCAACACGGCAGGGGCCGTCTCAGGGTCTATTGCGGCTCCTTCGCAAGTCACCCCGGTAAGCGCCGTCGTCTCTACGACAGGCACCCCCGTGGTGAACGTCAAGGGCAATGTGCAGCAGGTCAACCTGCAGGGACCATCGTCGGGCTCTGGTGCACATACCGTGATCCGCACCACGCAGCCTAATACGGCAGTGCCTGCCTCTAGCCTGTACCATGCGGCGGCGTCTACTGCAGGCTATCTCATCGAAACCGACCCGCAGTTCACCAACCGTGGAAAGTGGCTGGGCTCGGACTATCTGCTCAGCGCCCTGAACCAAGATCCTGCACTGCTGCAAAAGCGCCTTGGCGATGGTTTCTACGAGCAGCGCCTGGTGCGTGAACAGGTGGCCGAGCTGACGGGACGCAGATTCATCGATGGCTATGCCAATGACGAAGCCCAGTATCAAGCGTTGATGCAGTCGGGCGTAACCTTCGCTCGTAAGTGGGACTTGATACCTGGGGTCGCTTTGTCTGCCGAGCAAATGGCCCAGCTGACCAGCGACATTGTGTGGTTGGTTGAGAAAACCGTGGTCTTGCCTGATGGCAGTACCACCAGTGCTCTGGTGCCTCAGGTGTATATGCGCGTCCAGGAAGGCGATCTGGATGGCACGGGCACGTTGTTGGCTGGAGCGCAAGTCAACATAAAGGCTGAAGGGGGCCTTCTCAATACCGGCACCATCGCGGGGCGTCAGGCTGTCGTACTGGATGCACACAACGTGCAGAACCTGGCCGGAAGAATTACAGGCGGCACGGTTGCCATTTCTGCCGCACTGGATGTGGACAACATCGGTGCCCGCATTGATGCAGACAAAGCCTTGAACATCCAGGCTGGACGGGATATCAACCTCGTGACCACGACAACGGAGGTGAGCAACACAGTTGGCTCTGCAGCCTACAGTCGCAAGACGATCGATCGGGTCGCAGGCCTGTATGTCACAGGGGCAGACGCAGCACTTCAAGCCAAAGCGGGAAGAGATCTGAACCTGCAAGGTGCAGAAATCATCAATGGTTCGCTTGCTTCTGATGCTCCTAGCGGCGGCACCACTATTCTCTCCGCAGAGCGCGATGCGAACTTCACCACGGTCCAGACAGCGCAAAGCCAATCACTGGTGTGGGACGCTGGAAACTACCAGAAAAGGGCAGGCAGCACGGAAATAGGTACGCAAGTACAAGGTGCGGGGGCCGTCACCATCAGCGCCGGCCATGACGTCAATACAAGAGCAGCACAAGTTACAGCCGGTTCAGAGCTCCAACTGGCGGCAGGTAACAACCTCAACATCACGGCAGGTGAGGCAACGAGCTCCCATGATTTTGCTTCGAAGGAAACCAAGAGTGGTCTTCTGGGCAAAAAGACCTATGTTTACCAATCCACATCCAACAGCAATACCGCTGTATCCAGTACTTTGTCTGGCGGCACAGTGCAAATGCAGGCAGGCAAGGACATTGCAGTCACAGGAAGTAATGTTGTCTCAGATACAGGCACAACCTTGGTCGCGGGGAATGATGTAACCATCCAAGCAGCGACAGAAACCCACCATTCCACCCACTATCAGGAAACTCGTAAATCTGGCGTGTTTGGCAGTGGAGGTATGGGCTTCACCATTGGCAAGCAGCAGCAAAGCACCGACCAAGCGGGCAAGCAGACCACGGCCGCAGCTTCCACCGTGGGGGCGGTCAATGGCGATGTGAATATCGTGGCGGGGAACCAATACCGCCAGGTAGGCAGCGATGTGGTCGCACCGCAAGGTGATGTGAATGTGCTGGCCAAGGACATTGCCATTACCGAGGCCCGCGAAACCAGTGGCTCTAGCACCGAGACGCGCTTCAAGCAAAGCGGGGTCAGTGTCAGCATCAGCAGTCCCGTCATCAGCGCCGTGCAGACAGCGGACAATATGGCCAAGGCGGCCAGCAATACCAGCAGTGGACGCATGCAAGCCCTGGCTGCAGCTGCCACAGCACTCAATGTGTACAACAGCGCCGACGACCTCAAAGGCGCAGCCCAAGGGCTGGCCAACGGTGATGTCAGCAAGGGGGTCTCCGTATCGATCAGCCTGGGTACCAGCAAAAGCCAAAGCACCAGCACGCAAAGCAGCGACGGTGCACGCGGTAGCACCGTGGTGGCGGGTGGCAATGTGAACCTGGTGGCCCAAGGTGCGGGCCAGGACAGTGACATTCTGATCCGAGGCTCCGACATCAGCGCCGGCAAAGATGCGGCACTGAAGGCCGAGGGCGACATCCGCCTGCAAGCAGCCCAGAACCAGGCCAGCCTGGGCGGCAGCAACAGCTCCAGCTCGGGCAGCATAGGCATCAGCGTGGGGGCGCAAACCGGCATCACCGTCAGTGCCAGCAAAGGTCGGGGCAATGAGGCCGGGGACGACCTCATACACAGCAACACCCATATCACGGCGGGCAACAAGGTCTCGCTGCAAAGCGGTGCGGACACCACGCTGCAAGGCGCCGTGGTCAAGGGCGAGAGCGTCAAGGCAGACGTTGGCGGCAATTTGCACATAGAAAGCCTGCAAGACAGCAGCACCTATGCCAGCCAAAATAAATCTATGGGCGGCAGCATCACGTTCAGCCCTGCGGGTGTGCCCACAGGGGGAGGCATCAACGCCTCCAAGAGCAAGGTCAACAGCGATTACCAAAGCGTCACCGAGCAAAGCGGTATCAAGGCCGGAGATGGCGGGTTTGATGTCAAGGTCAAGGGGGATACCGACCTCAAAGGCGCAGTCATCGCCAGCAACCAGGCTGCGGTGGAGCAAGAGAAAAACCGCTTCAGCACTGGTGGTGAGCTCACCACCAGCGACTTGCACAACAGCGCCCACTACGAAGGCAAGGCCGTGGGCGTGAATGCCAGCGTGGGCAACGATGACGGCAAGTTCGGCGTCAAGGGCGTGGGCGCTGGTGTAGGCAAGGACAGTGGCAGTGCAGACAGCACCACCACTGCAGGTATCTCAGGCATGGCTGGCGACACAGCGGTGAGAAGCACCGATGCCGAAACCGGCATTCAGCGGATATTTGACAAGGAAAAAGTCCAAAAGGATATCGACGCCCAGGTGGCGATCACGGCGGAGTTTGGGAAGCAGGCGAGCAAGGCTATTGGTGACTACGCCCAAATACAGACACAAGAAGCCAAGCGACTTCTGGAGCAAGCCAAGGGTGAGAGTGACCCGCAGCGCCGAGCCGAGCTGGAGGCACAAGCGAAGCAGCTGAACGACGCTTGGGGCGACAACGGCACGCTGCGCTTGCTGGCCCACACCGTGGTAGGCGGTCTCACGGGTGGCGCATCAGGTGCTGCCGGTGCGGCGCTGGGCACCGTGACGGCTCCAGCAGTGGCGGATGCGCTGAGCCAGGCCGGCATCACCGGCACCTTGGCCGATGTGTTAACGGCTACAGCCAGCACGGCTGCGGGTGCGGTGGCAGGTGGTACCAGTGGGGCGGCAGCGGCAGGGAATGAGGTGGTGAATAATTACTTAAACCATAACCGCCCCTCCATGCTAAGACTTTCTGAAAAAGAAAGATATGAGAATGCTTATGAGGCTTGCTCCAAAGGAGATCCTGCCGGTTGCAAAGAAAAAGAATCTTTAGCCCAGCTCTCATTAACAAGAGACAGAGATTTAGCACAAGCTTGTGGTAACGGAAATTCTGATTATTGCCACCAAAAGGCAAAAGAAGCCATTCTTATGGGAAATATTGTAATTGGAGCGACTGGCAGTTTTGTTTACGCCAACAGCTTGGAGTACGGTCCAATACGTTATTTGAATACAGAAACTATTGGAGAGGTTGCCTCTCTTAACAGTTTCCATGAAAAACTGGCCAAAAGCACCTCAGAGGCAATTCTTCTGGAGATGGGGAATCAAGTGGTGGCGGGTGCTCTGAAGGGGGCAGAGTTAATTTCTTTAGCGGTGGCTAGGCAGTGGGAAGCTAGCAAGATTCTTACAGCTGAGGGAGTCTTTACATCAGCCGCTGGGAATATATCTGCTCAAAAAATCACACAATCTGGTGTCCCTGCATTTTTAAATGAATCCGAGATTTTGAGTCTGCGAACTATTAATAATCTAGATAAAGATGCAGGAGGAGCTCTTAGAGAGGTTGTTGCTGATCAATATTTTAAGAGAAATGGGTTTACGGCTCTTAATGGTAAGTGTGGTGTCAATTGTTTTGATGGTGTTTATATTAGAGGTGATCAAGTAGTAATCAATGAAGTAAAGCCGCTTTCAAGTAAGAATACAATCAAGTTAAATGACAATGCAAAATCTTCTAATAACATTGACGTTCAAATGTCAGACAATTGGATTGCCAGTCGCGTAGTAGAATTACGAGCTTCTGGAGATTCTGCAAAAATATTCGCTGCGGATACTATTGAAAAAGCTATGATGGAAGGGAAGTTAGTAAAAATTGTTTCAGGCGTCAATGAAAATGGCATGACCTTTGTTAAATTAGGCAGGTGA
- a CDS encoding ShlB/FhaC/HecB family hemolysin secretion/activation protein, translating into MKRYISGKTFFNSCFRLLVLFAPFPSGVVNAQQNESTVIDQQQLQRQQERERALRERLDPGIETLRPAQKSAALELPADEKPCFPLQALRLTGEKSEQVPWLQDAAAVDFASNPCIGVKGVGVILERMQQAILERGYVTSRVMVAPQNLQQGVLAVEFIPGVLHEIRFSQESTSSTSILTALPSQRGELLQLRDIEQGLENLKRIPTADADIQIVPAEGVDAGPGQSDLVISYKSITPLRFNLALDNGGSKSTGKTQGTATLSWDNPLGLNDLMYLSLGSGVGNGGDRGTKSQVVHYSLPLGYWQVALTGSQNKYHQGVAGAVQNYTYSGESSNLDLKLSRVIFRSASSKTTAGFKVFHRTASNYIDDTEVEVQRRRTSGYELSLGQRSYLGSAVLDANLAFKRGTGAFDALAAPEEPWGEGTSRMKLFIADLALTQPFELAGTRLKFSSTWHGQWNKTPLTPQDRIAIGGRYTVRGFDGESSLMAERGWYWRNELGMPLGASAEAFIGLDTGHVSGPSAQYLVGQSLTGAAIGVRGAWRGLSYEVSWATPIQKPEHFRTSHSNFALNLAYSF; encoded by the coding sequence ATGAAGAGATATATCTCCGGAAAGACTTTTTTTAACAGTTGCTTTCGATTGTTGGTGCTTTTTGCTCCTTTTCCTTCGGGTGTCGTCAATGCGCAGCAAAACGAAAGCACAGTCATTGACCAGCAGCAATTGCAACGACAGCAAGAGCGTGAACGGGCATTACGAGAGCGCCTAGACCCAGGGATTGAGACCCTAAGGCCTGCACAAAAAAGCGCTGCGCTGGAGCTTCCTGCAGATGAGAAGCCGTGCTTTCCATTGCAGGCATTGCGTTTGACTGGGGAAAAGTCGGAGCAAGTACCTTGGCTCCAAGATGCTGCGGCGGTTGATTTCGCCAGCAATCCATGTATCGGCGTGAAAGGGGTCGGCGTCATCTTGGAGCGCATGCAGCAAGCCATCCTGGAGCGTGGCTATGTGACGTCGCGGGTGATGGTGGCTCCCCAGAATTTGCAGCAAGGGGTATTAGCGGTTGAATTCATTCCTGGCGTATTGCATGAAATACGGTTCAGTCAGGAAAGTACAAGCTCAACTTCTATCCTCACTGCACTCCCTTCCCAGCGTGGTGAGTTGCTCCAGCTTCGAGATATTGAGCAGGGCCTAGAAAATCTCAAGCGCATTCCGACCGCAGATGCAGATATTCAGATCGTGCCAGCAGAAGGGGTTGATGCAGGGCCTGGTCAAAGTGATCTTGTTATTTCTTACAAGAGCATTACTCCCTTGCGTTTCAATCTCGCGCTAGACAACGGTGGCTCCAAGAGCACGGGAAAGACGCAGGGAACCGCCACTCTCTCGTGGGACAACCCATTGGGTCTGAATGACCTGATGTATTTGAGCTTGGGCAGTGGCGTGGGGAATGGTGGTGACCGAGGTACTAAAAGCCAGGTTGTGCATTACTCCTTGCCACTTGGCTACTGGCAAGTCGCTCTGACAGGCTCACAAAACAAGTACCACCAGGGCGTGGCGGGTGCCGTCCAGAACTACACATACAGCGGCGAATCCAGCAATCTGGATCTCAAGCTCAGTCGGGTCATCTTCCGCAGCGCGTCATCCAAGACGACTGCGGGCTTCAAGGTCTTCCACCGTACTGCCTCTAACTACATCGACGACACAGAGGTGGAAGTGCAGCGCCGCCGCACCTCCGGCTATGAACTCAGTCTTGGTCAACGCAGCTACCTAGGCTCGGCAGTGCTGGATGCCAATTTGGCATTCAAGCGCGGAACAGGTGCATTTGACGCTTTGGCTGCACCGGAAGAGCCATGGGGTGAGGGCACTTCGCGGATGAAGCTCTTCATCGCGGATTTGGCGTTGACGCAGCCTTTCGAGCTGGCCGGCACGCGCTTGAAGTTCTCTTCCACATGGCATGGGCAGTGGAACAAGACTCCGCTGACGCCACAGGATCGCATCGCTATTGGCGGCCGCTACACCGTGCGTGGTTTTGATGGCGAAAGTTCCTTGATGGCTGAGCGTGGTTGGTATTGGCGCAATGAACTCGGCATGCCATTGGGAGCAAGCGCTGAAGCTTTCATTGGTCTGGACACAGGCCATGTCAGCGGGCCTTCGGCCCAATATCTCGTGGGTCAATCTTTAACAGGCGCCGCCATCGGTGTGCGTGGTGCCTGGCGCGGCCTCTCTTATGAAGTCTCTTGGGCCACACCCATTCAAAAGCCCGAGCACTTTCGCACCTCCCATTCCAACTTTGCTTTGAACCTCGCTTACAGCTTCTGA